One window of Mesorhizobium loti R88b genomic DNA carries:
- a CDS encoding carboxypeptidase M32, whose translation MSYAAFEAEIAKVNDILCAVNVLVWDSRTMMPSLAAEARGRQLGTLATVAREIATGDTMQKALDAARLELTGMPDEQLRRRALDDATGAIATLGRIPARLVQEAAERRTEGQAVWIKARAENDFAAFAPVLERTVALQREICEHIGYVDHPYDAACSTFEPDIDWARLKGLYAELKLAIGPLLQAALQAPPARIDVLERTYPIERQKAFSKAVAARMGYDFERGRLDDTVHPFEISFTRSDVRITGRFRENWLPGGLFAVWHEAGHGIYEQGVSPAFTRSIFTTDLVNLYAVGGTSFGMHESQSRLWENRVGRSRRFWEQNFGALQAEFPDQLADVSVTDFWRAVNAPRPSLIRVEADELTYDLHIILRSEIEAGLMDGSLRIADLPAIWADKIRGYLGLDVPTDTLGVLQDVHWSAGMIGSFPTYTMGNVMSSQLFKAATKVPGIERGLETGDYAPLRTWLADNVHRHGRSLTPAEILKAATGKVLGTDDYIDDLRRKVAELDA comes from the coding sequence ATGAGCTATGCCGCATTCGAAGCCGAGATCGCGAAGGTCAACGACATCTTGTGCGCGGTGAACGTGCTTGTCTGGGATTCGCGTACCATGATGCCCTCGCTTGCTGCCGAGGCGCGCGGCAGGCAATTAGGCACGCTGGCGACGGTCGCACGCGAAATCGCTACTGGCGATACTATGCAAAAGGCGCTCGATGCCGCGCGCCTGGAACTCACGGGAATGCCCGACGAGCAGCTTCGAAGGCGTGCGCTCGATGACGCGACGGGCGCGATCGCCACACTCGGCCGCATCCCGGCACGGCTGGTCCAGGAAGCAGCAGAGCGGCGGACCGAGGGCCAGGCGGTCTGGATCAAGGCGCGTGCCGAGAACGATTTCGCCGCCTTCGCGCCGGTGCTTGAGCGAACCGTCGCGCTGCAGCGCGAGATCTGCGAGCATATCGGCTATGTCGACCATCCCTACGATGCGGCGTGCAGCACCTTCGAGCCCGACATAGACTGGGCGCGGCTCAAGGGTTTGTATGCTGAACTGAAATTGGCGATCGGACCGCTGCTTCAGGCTGCGCTGCAAGCGCCGCCTGCGCGCATCGATGTTCTGGAGCGCACCTATCCAATCGAAAGGCAGAAGGCCTTCTCCAAGGCAGTGGCCGCCCGCATGGGGTACGACTTCGAGCGCGGCCGGCTTGACGACACGGTTCATCCTTTCGAGATTTCCTTCACGCGTAGCGACGTACGCATCACTGGCCGCTTCCGTGAGAACTGGCTGCCAGGCGGCCTCTTCGCTGTCTGGCACGAAGCTGGCCACGGCATCTACGAGCAGGGCGTTTCGCCCGCATTCACCCGCTCGATCTTCACGACCGACCTCGTCAATCTCTACGCGGTCGGCGGCACCAGCTTCGGCATGCATGAATCGCAGTCCCGCCTGTGGGAGAACCGCGTCGGCCGCTCCCGCCGCTTCTGGGAGCAGAATTTCGGGGCATTGCAAGCCGAGTTTCCCGACCAACTCGCCGACGTCTCGGTCACCGACTTCTGGCGGGCGGTGAATGCGCCACGTCCTAGCCTGATCCGGGTGGAGGCCGACGAACTCACCTATGACCTGCACATCATTCTGCGTTCGGAGATCGAGGCCGGATTGATGGACGGCAGCCTGCGCATCGCTGACCTTCCAGCGATCTGGGCGGACAAGATCCGCGGCTATCTTGGCCTTGACGTGCCGACCGACACGCTGGGCGTCTTGCAGGATGTGCATTGGTCGGCGGGCATGATCGGATCCTTCCCGACCTACACAATGGGCAACGTCATGTCCTCCCAGCTCTTCAAGGCGGCGACCAAGGTGCCTGGGATTGAGCGCGGGCTCGAGACCGGCGACTATGCGCCGCTGAGGACGTGGCTGGCGGACAATGTGCATCGTCACGGCCGCTCGCTGACGCCAGCCGAAATCCTGAAGGCCGCAACCGGCAAGGTGCTAGGGACCGACGACTACATTGACGATCTCCGTCGCAAGGTGGCCGAGCTTGACGCATAG
- a CDS encoding mandelate racemase/muconate lactonizing enzyme family protein — protein sequence MRIDCIETFTTRDIGFVRITTADGGHGIGQVSTYHSDVTSTVLHRQVAPWVLGVEFDDVDALTDKVIEREHKFPGSYMKRALGGLDTAIWDCRGKQAGKPVVELLGGTPGKLRAYASSMKRDITPEAEARRFKRLQGEFGFDAFKFRVAAEYGHDVDEWPGRTEQIVPTIRKALGTSASLLVDANSGFSPARAIEVGSILADNGIEHFEEPCLYWELEQTKEVADALDVAVTGGEQDCEIATWRRMIEMRAVDIVQPDILYLGGMSRTMRVCKMAKAAGLPVTPHSANLGLVTLFTMHLLRAIDGAGKYLEFSIEGPDYYPWQEGLFVKSPYGVEDGQVCVSDEPGWGVEICPEWLAKSAYQKSELS from the coding sequence ATGCGTATCGACTGTATCGAGACTTTCACGACCCGCGACATCGGTTTCGTTCGCATCACCACCGCCGACGGCGGTCACGGCATCGGCCAGGTATCGACCTACCACTCCGACGTAACCTCGACGGTGCTGCACCGCCAGGTCGCGCCGTGGGTGCTCGGCGTCGAGTTTGACGATGTCGATGCGCTCACCGACAAGGTGATCGAGCGCGAGCACAAATTCCCCGGCTCGTACATGAAGCGCGCCCTGGGCGGGCTCGACACGGCGATCTGGGATTGCCGTGGCAAACAGGCCGGCAAGCCCGTGGTCGAGCTTCTCGGCGGCACGCCGGGCAAGCTGCGGGCCTATGCCTCCTCGATGAAGCGCGATATCACGCCGGAAGCCGAAGCCCGGCGTTTCAAGCGGCTGCAAGGCGAGTTCGGTTTCGATGCATTCAAGTTTCGCGTCGCGGCAGAGTATGGCCACGATGTCGACGAATGGCCCGGCCGCACGGAGCAGATCGTGCCGACGATCCGCAAGGCGCTTGGCACGTCGGCGTCCCTTCTCGTCGACGCCAACAGCGGCTTCTCGCCGGCGCGGGCGATCGAGGTCGGCTCCATCCTTGCCGATAACGGCATCGAGCATTTCGAGGAGCCGTGCCTCTACTGGGAGCTCGAGCAGACCAAGGAGGTGGCGGACGCATTAGACGTTGCCGTCACCGGCGGCGAGCAAGATTGCGAGATCGCTACCTGGCGGCGGATGATCGAGATGCGCGCCGTCGACATCGTCCAGCCGGATATCCTCTATCTTGGGGGTATGAGCCGTACCATGCGGGTGTGCAAGATGGCGAAGGCCGCCGGCCTGCCGGTCACGCCGCACTCGGCCAATCTCGGACTGGTGACGTTGTTCACGATGCACTTGCTGCGTGCCATCGATGGCGCCGGCAAATATCTCGAATTCTCTATCGAGGGTCCGGACTACTATCCCTGGCAGGAAGGCCTGTTCGTGAAATCGCCCTACGGCGTCGAGGATGGGCAGGTCTGCGTCTCCGACGAACCCGGATGGGGTGTCGAGATCTGCCCGGAGTGGCTGGCCAAGTCCGCCTACCAGAAGAGCGAACTGAGCTGA
- a CDS encoding PLP-dependent aminotransferase family protein, whose protein sequence is MVKRSGGELLFAIAIDRSSTRSITAQVYSAVKQMIVSGDLAVGKRLPSSRTFARELAVSRTTAIAVFERLAAEGLIVSHTGSGSFVSDVAEAQRPRATVTVGNERPATTKLADLIAEASPRFLQRLSHPQKPRAFVTGMPAFDAFPLAIWSRLSAKHWRQPRDAIMGYSDPNGLPQLRQAIAEHLRASRGVVCEAEQIFIVNGAQQAFDLIGRVLLNRGDAVWFENPGAIGARNSLIACGATMVPVPVDAEGLSVEAGLSKAPDFRLAFVTPSHQHPLGVEMSLRRRAHLLRVVNDRDAWIIEDDYDGEFRYDGRPLPTLKSADNAERVIYVGTFSKSMFPSLRLGFYVAPRPLVAVFQRVSGAFLQGVPSSVQAVMAAFINEGHFSTHLRRMRDIYRERHEVFHDAADRLLGGLLDTARSNAGFHVVARFAQPGHREDAVQTAAEAAGVLVSTIGRFCIDPVADQGLVLGVSAIDPRSIRKGVELLANVLEQSSIRRGSQAPSQHPSPPP, encoded by the coding sequence ATGGTCAAGCGGTCAGGGGGCGAGTTGCTGTTTGCGATCGCCATCGATCGCAGCTCCACACGGTCAATCACCGCGCAGGTTTACAGCGCCGTGAAGCAGATGATCGTCTCTGGCGATCTGGCGGTCGGCAAGCGTCTGCCATCCAGCCGCACCTTTGCCAGGGAACTCGCCGTGTCGCGCACAACGGCGATCGCCGTGTTCGAACGGCTGGCGGCTGAAGGCCTGATCGTGTCGCACACCGGCTCAGGCTCGTTCGTGTCTGATGTCGCGGAAGCCCAGCGCCCACGCGCCACGGTGACGGTGGGCAACGAACGCCCGGCCACGACAAAGCTGGCGGACCTTATCGCCGAAGCTTCGCCGCGCTTCCTGCAGCGTCTGTCGCACCCGCAAAAGCCACGCGCCTTCGTCACCGGAATGCCGGCGTTCGACGCGTTTCCTCTGGCCATCTGGTCGCGGCTGTCGGCCAAGCACTGGCGCCAGCCGCGCGACGCGATCATGGGCTACTCCGACCCGAATGGCTTGCCGCAGCTTCGGCAGGCGATCGCCGAGCATCTGCGCGCCAGCCGCGGTGTGGTCTGCGAGGCCGAGCAAATCTTCATCGTCAACGGCGCACAGCAGGCATTCGACCTGATCGGCCGCGTGCTGCTCAATCGCGGCGATGCGGTGTGGTTCGAGAACCCCGGCGCGATCGGCGCGCGCAACTCGCTGATCGCCTGCGGCGCCACGATGGTTCCGGTTCCGGTCGATGCCGAAGGCCTGTCCGTGGAGGCGGGACTGAGCAAGGCGCCAGACTTCCGCCTGGCGTTCGTGACGCCGTCACACCAGCACCCTTTGGGCGTGGAGATGAGCCTGCGGCGCAGAGCGCACCTGTTGCGCGTCGTCAACGACCGCGATGCCTGGATCATCGAGGACGACTATGATGGCGAATTCCGTTACGACGGCCGGCCGCTGCCGACGCTGAAGAGCGCCGACAATGCCGAGCGCGTGATCTATGTCGGCACGTTCTCCAAGTCGATGTTCCCGTCGCTGCGGCTCGGCTTCTATGTCGCCCCACGGCCGCTGGTCGCGGTCTTTCAGAGAGTTTCCGGCGCCTTCCTCCAAGGGGTCCCGTCGAGCGTCCAGGCGGTGATGGCGGCCTTCATCAACGAGGGGCATTTCTCGACCCACCTTCGCCGCATGCGCGATATCTATCGGGAAAGGCATGAGGTTTTCCACGACGCGGCCGACCGGCTGCTCGGCGGCCTGCTCGACACGGCGCGCTCCAACGCCGGGTTTCACGTCGTCGCGCGGTTCGCCCAGCCGGGGCACAGGGAAGATGCGGTGCAGACCGCAGCGGAAGCCGCCGGCGTCCTCGTCTCCACGATCGGGCGATTTTGCATCGACCCCGTCGCCGATCAGGGTCTCGTGCTCGGCGTCAGCGCCATCGACCCGCGCAGCATCCGCAAGGGGGTCGAGTTGCTGGCGAACGTGTTGGAGCAGTCATCGATCAGGCGTGGTTCTCAAGCACCATCGCAGCACCCTTCTCCGCCACCATGA
- a CDS encoding ABC transporter ATP-binding protein: protein MTAPSPDPKTAGAGLKVRGLTTTFATPGGLATVVDGINLDVAPGEIVGLVGESGSGKSMTLRSIVRLVREPGKVSGQVEWQGRDLMAMSEADLRKVRGAEIAMIFQEPMTALNPVLPVRLQIEENLSAHTTLDRRARRQRALELMNIVGIPAAERRLDEYPHQFSGGMRQRVMIAIALANSPKLLLADEPTTALDVTIQDQILKLILDLRDRFGMSVVFVTHDLGVVAATCDRMAVMYAGRIVETGTVAQVFAEPHHPYTRGLLGSVPRIGAERSMLLSIEGTPPGLIDLPDGCAFHPRCSFATDRCRAERPPLESFATGREVACFHHRTVAGMAEAA, encoded by the coding sequence ATGACGGCGCCGTCGCCAGATCCAAAGACAGCCGGCGCCGGTCTCAAGGTGCGCGGCCTGACCACCACCTTCGCCACACCGGGAGGCCTGGCCACCGTCGTCGACGGCATCAATCTCGATGTCGCGCCGGGCGAGATCGTCGGCCTGGTCGGCGAGTCCGGATCGGGCAAAAGCATGACACTGCGCTCGATCGTGCGGCTGGTGCGCGAACCGGGCAAGGTGAGTGGTCAGGTCGAATGGCAGGGCCGCGACCTGATGGCGATGAGCGAGGCGGACCTTCGCAAGGTGCGCGGCGCCGAGATCGCGATGATTTTTCAAGAGCCGATGACGGCGCTCAACCCCGTGCTGCCGGTCCGCCTGCAGATCGAGGAAAATCTCAGCGCCCACACCACCCTGGACCGCCGTGCCCGCCGTCAACGCGCGCTGGAACTGATGAACATCGTCGGCATTCCAGCCGCCGAGCGGCGACTCGACGAATACCCGCACCAGTTCTCCGGCGGCATGCGCCAGCGGGTGATGATCGCGATTGCGCTGGCCAATTCGCCGAAACTGCTGCTCGCCGACGAGCCGACGACGGCGCTCGACGTGACCATCCAGGACCAGATCCTGAAGCTTATCCTCGACCTGCGCGACCGTTTCGGCATGAGCGTGGTGTTCGTCACCCACGATCTCGGCGTCGTCGCGGCGACCTGCGACCGCATGGCGGTGATGTATGCCGGGCGCATCGTCGAGACCGGCACGGTGGCGCAGGTGTTCGCCGAGCCACACCATCCCTATACGCGCGGGCTGCTTGGTTCCGTGCCGCGCATCGGCGCCGAGCGCAGCATGCTTTTATCGATCGAGGGTACGCCACCGGGCCTGATCGATTTGCCGGACGGCTGCGCCTTTCATCCGCGCTGTTCCTTCGCCACGGACCGCTGCCGCGCCGAACGGCCGCCGCTCGAAAGCTTCGCCACCGGCAGAGAGGTCGCCTGCTTCCACCATCGGACAGTGGCCGGGATGGCGGAGGCGGCCTGA
- a CDS encoding ABC transporter ATP-binding protein, with translation MRDMPLISVEGVSKRFRFARTASDILTGRPPAAVHALNNVDLEVHRGETLGIVGESGCGKSTLARCLVRLLEPDEGLVRFDGKDIGLLPQAERRAFNRRVQMIFQDPYSSLNPRMSVRQVLSEALSVHAMRPKADIPARITELLGLVRLPADAADRYPHEFSGGQRQRIGIARALAVEPEVLVADELVSALDVSVQAQVINLLLDLQERLKLTVVFVAHDLRLVRHISHRVAVMYLGKVVEISPTEALFATPRHPYSKALLDAAPELDPARRTRVAAARGELPNPLDLPTGCLFNTRCPFAFERCFAERPNLSNRGPAHFAACHLTDFGKPTPATIAAQ, from the coding sequence ATGCGGGACATGCCGCTGATCTCCGTCGAAGGCGTCTCCAAGCGGTTCCGCTTTGCCCGGACCGCGTCCGACATACTCACCGGCAGACCGCCTGCCGCTGTCCATGCGTTGAACAATGTCGACCTGGAAGTGCATCGCGGCGAGACGCTCGGCATCGTTGGCGAATCCGGCTGCGGAAAATCCACGCTGGCGCGTTGTCTCGTGCGGCTCCTGGAGCCTGACGAAGGACTGGTGCGTTTCGACGGCAAGGATATCGGTCTGCTGCCTCAGGCGGAACGGCGCGCCTTCAACCGCCGCGTCCAGATGATCTTTCAGGATCCCTACTCCTCGCTCAATCCGCGCATGTCGGTGCGACAGGTTCTGTCCGAAGCACTGAGCGTGCATGCGATGCGGCCGAAGGCCGATATCCCGGCGCGCATTACCGAGCTGCTGGGCCTTGTTCGCCTCCCGGCGGACGCCGCCGACCGCTATCCGCATGAGTTCTCCGGCGGCCAGCGCCAGCGCATCGGTATCGCACGCGCTCTTGCCGTCGAGCCGGAGGTGCTGGTCGCCGACGAACTGGTCTCCGCGCTCGACGTCTCGGTGCAGGCGCAGGTCATCAACCTTTTGCTGGACCTCCAGGAACGGCTGAAGCTTACCGTCGTCTTCGTCGCCCATGACCTCAGACTGGTGCGCCACATCTCACACCGCGTCGCGGTGATGTACCTGGGCAAAGTGGTCGAGATCAGCCCAACGGAAGCGCTGTTTGCAACACCCCGCCACCCCTATTCGAAGGCGCTGCTCGATGCCGCGCCCGAACTCGATCCGGCGCGGCGAACGCGGGTGGCGGCGGCACGCGGTGAACTCCCCAATCCGCTTGACCTGCCCACCGGCTGCCTGTTCAACACGCGATGCCCGTTCGCGTTCGAGCGTTGCTTTGCCGAGCGGCCGAACCTGTCCAACCGGGGGCCGGCCCACTTTGCCGCCTGTCACCTGACTGACTTCGGCAAACCGACGCCCGCGACAATCGCTGCACAATGA
- a CDS encoding GMC family oxidoreductase, protein MAEFDFIIVGAGTAGCLLAERLTKSGKHRVLLLEAGGSDRRFMVRMPIGYGHSFYNPRVNWMFWSGAQEALAGRRIYFPRGKLLGGSSSINAMVFVRGQHRDFDDWRDAGNPGWGWDDVLPHFKSFERFHGKASVERGTDGALDVIDMAGGVHPMSHGFLAAAGQAGFAATPDYNGSQQEGVGIYQITTRNGMRASSATAFLHPALKRDNLQLVTGAVAARLVFDGRKVIGVDYSTGATKHTARARREVILSAGAVGSPTLMQRSGVGAGDRLRTLGIPVVHDLPAVGEHLQDHLGIDYLYRSRKPTLNGQLRSWTGRLMLGMRYLAFRDGPLSLSVNQAGGFVRSDPARDYVDTQLYFSPVSYSKPISGVRRLTLPDPFPGFFIGISHCRPRSWGSIRIASADPDTAPVIDPNYLSHPADLAEMLAGVRLIRKIAAQPAMAELIEEEFEPGVAVTTDEELCDDIRRRSGSIFHASCTCRMGPDPQSSVVDHRLKVHGLSGLRVIDASIFPQVTSGNTNAPTFMVAEKGAAMVLENHA, encoded by the coding sequence TTGGCGGAATTCGACTTCATCATTGTTGGTGCCGGCACCGCCGGTTGCCTGCTCGCCGAGCGTTTGACGAAATCCGGAAAGCATCGCGTGCTTTTGCTGGAAGCTGGCGGCAGTGACCGTCGCTTCATGGTCCGCATGCCGATCGGCTACGGCCACAGCTTCTACAATCCGCGCGTCAACTGGATGTTCTGGTCAGGCGCGCAGGAGGCGCTGGCCGGCCGCAGGATCTACTTTCCGCGCGGCAAGCTGCTGGGTGGTTCGAGTTCGATCAACGCCATGGTTTTCGTGCGCGGACAGCACCGCGATTTCGACGATTGGCGCGATGCCGGCAACCCCGGCTGGGGCTGGGATGATGTTCTGCCCCACTTCAAATCGTTCGAAAGATTTCATGGCAAGGCGAGCGTCGAGCGCGGGACCGACGGGGCGCTTGATGTCATCGACATGGCCGGCGGCGTGCATCCCATGAGCCACGGCTTTCTTGCCGCAGCCGGGCAGGCTGGCTTTGCAGCGACACCGGATTACAACGGGTCTCAGCAGGAAGGTGTCGGCATCTACCAGATCACCACACGCAATGGCATGCGGGCGTCCTCGGCAACCGCATTCCTTCACCCGGCATTGAAACGCGACAATCTCCAGCTTGTGACCGGCGCAGTGGCTGCCAGGCTTGTTTTCGACGGTCGCAAGGTCATCGGCGTCGACTATTCCACGGGCGCTACAAAACACACGGCCAGGGCACGTCGCGAGGTGATCCTCTCGGCAGGGGCGGTCGGTTCGCCAACCCTGATGCAGCGCTCGGGCGTTGGCGCGGGCGATAGGCTTCGAACGCTGGGCATCCCTGTCGTCCACGACCTGCCGGCGGTCGGCGAGCATCTGCAGGACCACCTCGGTATCGATTATCTCTATCGCTCCCGCAAACCGACATTGAACGGTCAATTGCGGTCGTGGACCGGTCGCCTGATGCTGGGCATGCGTTATCTTGCGTTCCGCGACGGGCCGCTGTCACTCAGCGTCAACCAGGCCGGCGGCTTCGTGCGTTCCGATCCCGCGCGCGATTATGTCGACACCCAGCTCTACTTCTCGCCGGTCAGCTACAGCAAACCGATATCGGGCGTCCGGCGTCTGACCCTGCCCGACCCGTTCCCGGGGTTTTTCATCGGCATCTCGCACTGCCGGCCAAGGAGCTGGGGCAGCATTCGCATCGCCTCGGCCGATCCAGATACGGCCCCGGTCATAGACCCCAACTATCTCTCCCACCCAGCGGATTTGGCGGAAATGCTGGCGGGTGTGCGGCTGATACGCAAAATCGCGGCGCAGCCGGCGATGGCGGAGCTGATCGAAGAAGAGTTCGAGCCCGGCGTTGCAGTGACGACCGACGAGGAACTGTGTGACGACATTCGCCGCCGCTCGGGCAGCATTTTCCACGCCTCCTGCACCTGCCGCATGGGCCCGGATCCGCAGTCTTCGGTCGTCGACCATCGCCTCAAGGTCCACGGTCTGTCGGGACTGCGGGTGATCGACGCTTCGATATTCCCCCAGGTCACATCGGGCAACACCAACGCGCCGACGTTCATGGTGGCGGAGAAGGGTGCTGCGATGGTGCTTGAGAACCACGCCTGA